One Cyprinus carpio isolate SPL01 chromosome A16, ASM1834038v1, whole genome shotgun sequence genomic region harbors:
- the LOC109107160 gene encoding serine incorporator 1-like: MGACMALCSLASCASCLCGSAPCLLCGCCPSSNNSTVTRLLFSFFLLLGTLVSVIMILPGMETQLRKIPGFCQGGTTIPGIENHVNCDVIVGYKSVYRMCFAMACFFFLFSAIMIRVKSSKDPRAAIQNGFWFFKFLILVGITVGAFFIPDGTFHDVWFYFGIVGSFMFILIQLILLIDFAHSWNEVWVRNAEEGNSKCWFSGLLFFTILHYALAFAAIVLFYLYYTKPDNCAEHKFFISFNLILCVIISVVSILPKVQDASPQSGLLQSSIITMYTMYVTWSAMTNNPNRECNPSLLSLVSNISTTEAMPTSSPGMVQWWDAQGIVGLVIFLFCTFYASIRSSSNAQVNRLMQTEEGKGTVGGEEVGEDGLRRVVDNEEDGVTYNYSFFHFHLLLASLYIMMTLTNWYKPDTTTQAMQSTMPAVWVKISSSWLGLGLYLWTLVAPVIFPNRDFN, encoded by the exons ATGGGAGCCTGTATGGCTTTGTGTTCTCTCGCGAGCTGT GCCTCGTGTTTGTGTGGCTCCGCTCCATGTCTGCTCTGTGGCTGTTGTCCTTCTTCCAATAACTCCACCGTCACTCGGCTGCTCTTCTCTTTCTTCCTTCTGCTGGGGACACTGGTGTCCGTAATCATGATCTTGCCTGGCATGGAGACGCAGCTCCGCAAG ATTCCTGGCTTTTGTCAAGGAGGAACCACAATACCAGGGATCGAGAACCATGTCAACTGTGATGTGATTGTAGGCTACAAATCAGTGTACCGCATGTGCTTTGCTATGGCAtgcttctttttccttttttctgcaATCATGATTCGTGTAAAGAGCAGTAAAGACCCTCGTGCTGCTATTCAGAATGG GTTCTGGTTCTTCAAGTTTCTGATACTTGTTGGCATCACTGTCGGAGCCTTTTTCATTCCGGATGGAACATTTCATGATG tttgGTTCTACTTTGGTATTGTGGGCTCCTTCATGTTCATCCTGATCCAGCTCATCCTCCTGATTGACTTTGCTCATTCCTGGAATGAGGTGTGGGTGAGGAATGCTGAGGAAGGCAACAGCAAGTGTTGGTTCTCAG GTTTGCTGTTCTTCACTATCCTGCATTACGCCCTGGCTTTTGCTGCAATCGTGCTGTTTTATCTCTACTATACCAAACCCGACAACTGCGCCGAACACAAGTTCTTTATCAGCTTCAACCTTATTCTCTGCGTCATCATATCTGTGGTTTCCATTCTGCCTAAAGTGCAG gATGCCTCGCCTCAGTCTGGTCTGCTTCAGTCCTCTATTATTACTATGTACACTATGTACGTCACCTGGTCCGCCATGACCAACAATCCTA ATCGTGAATGTAACCCTAGTTTGCTCAGCCTGGTGTCCAATATCAGCACAACTGAAGCCATGCCCACAAGCTCCCCTGGGATGGTGCAGTGGTGGGATGCTCAAGGCATTGTGGGACTGGTTATCTTCCTCTTCTGCACCTTTTATGCCAG CATCCGTTCATCCAGTAACGCTCAGGTGAACAGGCTGATGCAGACGGAGGAGGGGAAGGGCACTGTGGGAGGAGAGGAGGTGGGGGAAGACGGACTGCGACGTGTCGTGGATAATGAAGAGGATGGCGTCACGTACAATTATTCCTTTTTCCACTTCCACCTCTTACTGGCCTCTCTCTACATTATGATGACACTCACTAACTGGTACAA ACCTGATACAACCACTCAGGCCATGCAAAGCACTATGCCTGCAGTGTGGGTGAAGATCAGCTCCAGCTGGCTGGGTCTGGGGCTCTACCTGTGGACGCTTGTGGCTCCTGTTATTTTCCCCAATCGAGACTTCAACTGA